One Glycine max cultivar Williams 82 chromosome 6, Glycine_max_v4.0, whole genome shotgun sequence DNA segment encodes these proteins:
- the LOC100809897 gene encoding 50S ribosomal protein L3, chloroplastic-like (The RefSeq protein has 1 substitution compared to this genomic sequence), which translates to MSILSVPSPTQRCSISISRLPLPLPLPFQLQVRRRAKGGKVVMSMEAGIGVMGTKLGMMSYFESDGEVVPVTVVGFKEGNIVTQIKTEATDGYDAVQVGYRRVRDRKLTKPEMGHLHKVGAIPMRHLQEFRLQAIDGFDLNQRLLFDETFKEGDLVDVSGTTIGKGFQGGIKRHNFKRGPMTHGSKSHRQLGSIGAGTTPGRVYKGKKMPGRMGGTKRKIRKLKIVKIDKDLNVLMIKGALPGKPGNLLRITPAKIVSKNIPKN; encoded by the exons ATGTCGATCTTGTCCGTTCCGTCACCAACACAGCGTTGTTCCATTTCGATTTCTCGGCTGCCATTGCCATTGCCATTGCCGTTTCAATtgcaagtaagaagaagagCAAAAGGGGGAAAAGTGGTAATGAGCATGGAGGCAGGTATTGGAGTGATGGGCACCAAGTTGGGTATGATGAGCTATTTCGAATCCGACGGAGAGGTTGTTCCTGTCACTGTCGTGGGTTTCAAAGAAGGCAACATCGTCACCCAGATCAAAACTGAGGCCACCGATGGATACGACGCCGTCCAGGTTGGTTACCGAAGGGTCAGAGACCGCAAATTGACCAAACCCGAAATGGGTCATCTCCATAAGGTCGGCGCCATTCCCATGCGCCATCTTCAGGAGTTCCGTCTTCAAGCCATCGATGGCTTCGACCTTAATCAGCGCCTTCTTTTTGATGAAACTTTCAAGGAGGGTGATCTTGTTGATGTCTCTGGCACCACCATTGGCAAGGGTTTCCAAG GTGGAATCAAGCGTCATAACTTCAAAAGGGGTCCAATGACACATGGTTCCAAGAGTCACCGACAACTAGGATCAATTGGTGCTGGAACCACGCCTGGTCGTGTTTACAAGGGGAAGAAGATGCCTGGTAGGATGGGAGGAACCAAGAGGAAGATCAGAAAGCTTAAGATTGTCAAAATTGATAAAGATCTTAATGTCCTCATGATCAAAGGTGCTCTCCCTGGTAAGCCAGGCAATCTTCTAAGGATAACTCCTGCCAAGATTGTCGGCAAGAACATTCCAAAGAATTAG
- the LOC106799192 gene encoding RNA polymerase sigma factor sigB: protein MSCLLPHFNCHLDTFRTHPYALPTHPSKTRLNLCFQPQCVLSATSPSTLLSLEKKLALDAPSDPNTSWPYIAAVAPPSPHLKANFKSTLSAESLLTNEEAVIAAAASEALALAKAAVKVAKDAVLLVKKKPPAEAEYKSHVSSKSDDLLLKWFHQMEAEDGVAEESMGAGAEIMEGVDISPSEEESDLEPSHEELECLQERLSDNIAVRSRRLTERKAKRVRAAEKATTNFASLKPGSSSRRKRVSMQEVDYSDPLRYLRTTTSASRLLTPTEEIKLSAGIQDLLKLEKIQEDLAERFGDQPTFAQWAAVAGVDQKTLRKRLNYGIFCKDKMIKSNIRLVISIAKNYQGSGMNLQDLVQEGCRGLVKGAEKFDGTKGFKFSTYAHWWIKQAVRKSLSDQSRTIRLPFHMVEATYRVKEARKQLYSENGRQPDDEEVAEATGLSMKRLNAVLMTPKAPRSLEQKIGINQNLKPSEVISDPDAETAEEQLLKQFMKKDLEEALDSLNARERQVVRWRFGMDDGRTKTLQEIGEMLGVSRERIRQIESSAFKKLKNKKRTNHLQQYLVS from the exons ATGTCGTGTTTGTTGCCGCACTTCAACTGCCACCTCGACACTTTCAGGACTCATCCCTATGCTCTTCCTACCCATCCAT CAAAAACAAGACTAAATTTGTGTTTCCAGCCGCAATGTGTGTTGTCTGCCACATCTCCTTCAACGCTGCTTAGTTTGGAAAAGAAGTTGGCATTAGATGCTCCTTCTGATCCAAACACGTCTTGGCCCTATATCGCTGCTGTTGCCCCTCCCTCACCACACTTAAAG GCCAACTTTAAATCAACCTTATCTGCGGAATCACTTCTTACTAATGAAGAGGCTGTAATAGCTGCTGCTGCATCTGAAGCTCTTGCTCTTGCTAAAGCAGCTGTGAAGGTTGCAAAGGATGCAGTTTTACTAGTAAAAAAGAAGCCTCcagcagaagcagagtataaaTCCCATGTTTCTTCCAAATCTGATGATTTACTTCTCAAATGGTTTCATCAAATGGAAGCGGAAGATGGTGTAGCAGAAGAGTCCATGGGTGCTGGAGCAGAAATAATGGAAGGTGTTGACATAAGCCCCAGCGAAGAGGAATCTGATCTAGAGCCTTCCCATGAGGAACTTGAGTGTCTGCAGGAACGGCTTTCAGACAATATAGCTGTAAGATCTAGGCGCCTAACAGAAAGAAAAGCTAAAAGAGTCAGAGCAGCAGAGAAGGCTACCACGAATTTTGCATCTTTAAAACCTGGCTCCTCCAGCAGGAGAAAGCGTGTTTCTATGCAAGAAGTAGATTATTCAGATCCACTTCGTTACTTAAGAACAACGACTAGCGCTTCTAGGCTTCTTACTCCAACTGAAGAAATTAAGTTGTCAGCAGGAATACAG GACCTTCTAAAGCTTGAAAAAATCCAGGAGGATCTTGCAGAAAGATTTGGTGATCAACCCACGTTTGCTCAATGGGCAGCAGTGGCAGGGGTAGATCAGAAGACACTTAGGAAACGTTTAAATTATGGTATATTTTGCAAAGACAAAATGATTAAAAGCAATATACGACTTGTCATATCGATTGCTAAGAATTATCAGGGATCTGGGATGAATCTGCAAGATCTTGTCCAG GAAGGATGCAGAGGCCTTGTAAAAGGTGCAGAGAAGTTTGATGGTACCAAGGGTTTTAAATTCTCCACCTATGCTCATTGGTGGATTAAACAGGCTGTTCGGAAATCACTTTCTGATCAGTCAAGAACTATTCGCTTGCCA TTCCACATGGTGGAGGCGACTTACAGAGTGAAGGAGGCCAGAAAACAACTGTATAGTGAAAATGGAAGACAGCCTGATGATGAAGAAGTTGCTGAAGCAACTGGGTTGTCAATGAAGAGGCTTAATGCTGTACTTATGACCCCAAAAGCTCCCAGATCTCTGGAACAAAAGATTGGGATCAACCAGAATCTTAAACCCTCA GAAGTAATTTCTGATCCTGATGCCGAAACAGCTGAAGAACAGCTCCTTAAGCAGTTCATGAAGAAGGACCTAGAAGAGGCTCTGGACAGTCTCAATGCAAGAGAGAGGCAGGTGGTAAGATGGAGATTTGGTATGGATGATGGAAGGACGAAGACCCTGCAAGAGATAGGGGAGATGTTGGGTGTGAGTAGGGAGAGAATTAGGCAAATCGAGTCAAGTGCTTTTAAGAAGCTTAAGAACAAGAAGAGAACCAATCATTTGCAGCAGTATTTGGTTTCATAA
- the LOC100807755 gene encoding uncharacterized protein LOC100807755 → MKKRSCSSSSSVFEEANGVEDEAEPQQPSSCAAAALDELHKEKNENGEETLVPPNPNLDDGFYEIETIRRKRLRKGQLQYLIKWRGWPETANTWEPLGNLQSVPDLIDAFEESLLKSGKHHKRKRKHADVVQLTQLKKRSERSTTSYSLRHFPPQVPTLTNDYDPKLSELKEAPTNTGVQLDNLAIHFQHPIPSRGAKRRKSASSVKRFKRDPDAAAIQPIAAPIHMPDATNTACNIVKIIKPIGYSASLSDNMHDVLVTFMAMRSDGTEVMVDNRYLKAYNPLLLINFYEMHLRYTPTA, encoded by the exons ATGAAGAAGAGGAGCTGCAGCAGTAGTAGTTCAGTTTTTGAGGAGGCGAATGGAGTGGAGGATGAGGCCGAACCTCAACAACCTTCATCTTGTGCAGCAGCAGCACTTGATGAGTTgcataaagagaaaaatgagaatGGAGAAGAAACCCTCGTGCCTCCCAATCCCAATCTTGACGATGGCTTCTATGAAATCGAAACAATACGCCGTAAGAGGCTACGCAAG GGTCAGCTCCAGTACCTAATCAAATG GCGTGGATGGCCTGAGACTGCCAACACTTGGGAGCCTCTTGGAAATCTACAGTCCGTTCCTGATCTCATTGATGCTTTTGAGGAAAG CCTCCTCAAGTCAGGAAAACATCACAAGCGCAAGCGCAAGCATGCTGATGTGGTTCAACTCACCCAACTCAAGAAGCGCTCTGAACGTTCTACCACTTCTTACAGCCTTAGACATTTCCCACCCCAAGTTCCCACCCTTACAAATGATTACGATCCAAAGCTCAGTGAACTTAAGGAGGCACCAACGAACACTGGGGTTCAGCTAGATAACCTTGCAATACATTTCCAGCATCCAATTCCAAGCAGAGGAGCAAAAAGGAGAAAATCTGCTTCTTCTGTCAAGAGGTTCAAGAGAGACCCAGATGCAGCTGCAATTCAACCAATTGCTGCTCCTATCCACATGCCTGATGCTACTAATACTGCCTGCAATATTGTCAAGATTATCAAGCCAATAGGCTATTCAGCTTCATTATCTGACAACATGCACGATGTTTTAGTCACCTTTATGGCTATGAG GTCTGATGGAACAGAAGTGATGGTGGATAACAGATATCTCAAGGCATACAATCCACTTCTG CTGATCAATTTCTATGAGATGCATCTCCGGTATACTCCTACGGCGTGA